The following proteins come from a genomic window of Lolium rigidum isolate FL_2022 chromosome 5, APGP_CSIRO_Lrig_0.1, whole genome shotgun sequence:
- the LOC124653651 gene encoding rab GTPase-activating protein 22-like: MKALRRSSTSTSPSNSSSPTAASSPPTSSWIHIRSLLVAAASSSSSAAAGTSVPALPSASAAAAAAAPSSSSPAAASSSPRSDRGGIKSPWSRRKRKRVLSRQQWEGQFSANGKLRDGGKKVLKKVRSGGIEPGIRAEVWPFLLGVYDLNSSEEERNTIKIKKRKEYEKLRRQCQHILNGYRGSGLKSINEVSNEECSGLGSSAEGSESPCFEDVNVVNTPGSLEELKPEHSEAEQPEITTRDEVVESMDEDTVELIDAYPCIAESESSDSESSDEDESVRISVCGEEACDPDPKFARSTSFKSDIFRSSRTSEDFATWQRIIRLDAIRANTEWISFSSSQAEVPEEKALQSAASVGLKDYDHLEPHMIYHAARLVGLLEAYAVYDPEIGYCQGMSDLLSPIIAVMEEDCAAFWCFVGFMRKARHNFRLDEVGIRRQLKTVSQIIKRKDSHLYKHLQKLQAEDCFFVYRMVVVLFRRELTFEQTVCLWEVMWADQAAIRAGIGRTTWGRIRLHAPPTDDLLLYAIAACVLQRRKLIIEKYSSMDEILRECNSMAGQLDVWRLLDDAHDLVVNLHDKI, translated from the exons ATGAAGGCCCTGCGCCGATCCAGCACCTCCACCTCTCCGTCCAACTCCTCCTCGCCGACGGCCGCCTCGTCCCCGCCCACCTCCTCCTGGATCCACATCCGCTcgctcctcgtcgccgccgcctcctccagctcctccgcggcggcggggACCTCCGTGCCCGCCTTGCCGTCCGcttcggccgcggcggcggcggcagccccgtcttcgtcctcgcccgcggcggcctcctcctccccgcgcTCGGATCG AGGTGGAATTAAATCTCCATGGTCTCGAAGGAAAAGGAAGAGAGTACTTTCTCGTCAGCAGTGGGAGGGTCAATTTTCGGCCAATGGGAAACTTCGTGATGGAGGAAAGAAGGTTCTAAAGAAAGTTCGTAGTGGG GGTATTGAACCTGGCATTCGGGCAGAGGTTTGGCCCTTCCTACTAGGAGT ATATGATTTAAATAGTTCTGAAGAGGAACGGAATACCATCAAGATAAAAAAGAG GAAAGAGTATGAAAAACTGAGGCGGCAGTGCCAGCACATTCTGAATGGGTACAGAGGAAGTGGTCTAAAGTCAATAAATGAAGTCAGTAATGAGGAGTGTTCTGGTCTAGGAAGTAGTGCTGAAGGATCAGAATCGCCTTGTTTCGAAGATGTcaatgttgtgaacactccagggTCACTTGAGGAACTGAAGCCTGAACACAGCGAGGCCGAGCAACCGGAAATCACTACACGTGATGAGGTTGTAGAATCTATGGATGAAGACACCGTTGAGTTAATTGATGCATATCCATGCATAGCAGAGTCGGAATCTTCAGATTCTGAATCATCGGATGAAGATGAGTCTGTAAGGATATCCGTTTGTGGCGAAGAGGCTTGTGATccggatcctaaatttgccaggaGCACTTCATTCAAGTCAGATATTTTTAGGTCTAGCAGAACCTCGGAGGACTTTGCCACATGGCAGCGCATTATAAGGCTGGATGCTATCCGGGCAAACACAGAATGGATTTCATTCTCCAGTAGCCAGGCTGAAGTCCCTGAAGAGAAAGCTTTACAGTCTGCAGCATCTGTTGGGTTGAAAGACTATGACCATTTAGAGCCCCACATGATCTATCATGCTGCTCGGTTGGTTGGACTTCTTGAAGCTTATGCAGTCTACGATCCTGAAATTGGTTACTGCCAAGGTATGAGTGATCTCTTATCACCAATAATTGCAGTCATGGAGGAAGATTGTGCAGCATTTTGGTGCTTTGTTGGTTTCATGAGGAAAGCCAGGCATAACTTCAGGCTTGATGAGGTTGGAATAAGGCGGCAGCTGAagactgtctcgcagattatcaagCGCAAGGACTCACACCTGTATAAACACCTGCAGAAACTGCAGGCTGAGGACTGCTTCTTTGTGTACAGAATGGTGGTGGTTCTCTTCAGGAGGGAGCTCACCTTCGAGCAGACCGTGTGCCTCTGGGAGGTGATGTGGGCAGATCAGGCAGCCATACGTGCTGGGATTGGGAGGACCACCTGGGGAAGAATAAGGCTGCACGCTCCGCCGACCGATGACCTACTGCTCTACGCTATCGCGGCCTGCGTCCTGCAGAGGAGGAAGCTGATAATTGAGAAGTACAGCAGCATGGACGAGATACTGCGGGAGTGCAACAGCATGGCTGGGCAGCTGGACGTCTGGAGGCTGCTGGACGATGCGCATGATCTGGTTGTTAACCTCCATGACAAAATCTGA